From the Limanda limanda chromosome 2, fLimLim1.1, whole genome shotgun sequence genome, one window contains:
- the odad3 gene encoding coiled-coil domain-containing protein 151: MSFSGDTLKPPLLEHIAEMQRKIHLLERDRSAFYESSQSSIKENTENIRKLRQDNKRLYRKLAEVHTGDDHVIKEAFHSRGMEKSAYRNMSGKAAVTTVEQSMLTKKKRLNALKHTTQTYQQRLEELRVVQQRLKPEGSRGAQSSDARTRKKEEDAMNLRALENSLEKTKFKCKEADNITTNYLKLKGHLQDESLTFQGQLDGLEAEILRHRKELHSLQVLNNDAQLSKEAAKAELQQLEELLCKERKERESIIASYRKKVEEHRAQAEKVDRRTQRTTMQPDELSSEAQRSTTRMAAEEERVTSTFEEAFQRIKEATGVTDIREIVERFISQKETQQHLEKLKGENDKVLLQLKEQKELLNQQFQDMKYSGEAKLSGDQQMLEECRQQLQAQQQRCRAAKERLDWLVKTLSTIRAGVEHLADKLQHITLGEDQAAEASPHSDEYVLRLMTQCDRKLNLLQDDLQGKDLAGIMKEMEEEEFHVRIEGKLPAYNTRVKLPEDQRLDLLDDEEESEEDEADIISREALKRQSQLIVDAKSKKKTWKNKGKL, translated from the exons ATGTCTTTCAGTGGGGACACTCTGAAACCTCCGCTGCTTGAGCACATAGCGGAGATGCAGCGGAAAATACATCTTCTGG AGCGCGACAGAAGCGCTTTCTATGAGAGCTCTCAGTCCAGCATCAAGGAGAACACGGAGAACATCCGGAAGCTGAGGCAGGACAACAAGAGGCTGTACAGGAAGCTGGCCGAGGTTCACACA GGTGATGATCATGTCATCAAAGAGGCCTTCCACagcagagggatggagaagagCGCCTACCGCAACATGTCAGGCAAG GCCGCTGTGACAACAGTAGAACAGAGCATGTTGACGAAGAAGAAGCGTCTCAATGccctcaaacacacaacccAGACCTACCAGCAGCGCCTTGAGGAGCTGAGGGTGGTTCAGCAGAGACTGAAACCTGAGGGCAGCCGTGGAGCACAGTCCTCTGATGCTCGCACCcggaagaaagaggaagatgcCATG aacCTGCGGGCACTGGAAAACAGTCTGGAGAAGACAAAGTTTAAGTGCAAGGAGGCTGACAACATCACGACTAACTATCTGAAACTCAAAGGTCACCTGCAG GACGAGAGTCTGACTTTCCAGGGCCAGCTGGACGGTCTGGAGGCAGAAATCCTGAGGCACAGGAAGGAGCTTCACAGCCTGCAGGTCTTGAACAACGACGCCCAGCTCTCTAAAGAAGCTGCTAAg GCTGAGttacagcagctggaggaactGCTCTGCAAGGAacgcaaagagagagagagtattaTCGCCAGCTACAGGAAGAAAGTTGAGGAGCACAGGGCCCAGGCTGAAAAGGTCGATAGAAGG acacagagaacaactATGCAGCCAGATGAGCTGAGCAGTGAGGCCCAGCGCAGCACCACCAGGATGGCAGCTGAAGAGGAGAGGGTCACCTCCACTTTTGAGGAGGCCTTCCAACGCATCAAGGAGGCCACTGGAGTCACAGACATACGG gAGATAGTGGAGCGCTTCATCTCGCAAAAGGAGACACAACAACATCTGGAGAAGCTGAAGGGAGAGAATGATAAagtcctgctgcagctgaaggAGCAAAAGGAGCTGCTGAACCAACAGTTTCAGGACATGAAATATTCTGGAGAGGCTAAACTCTCCGG TGACCAACAGATGCTGGAGGAGTgcaggcagcagctgcaggctcAGCAGCAGAGGTGCAGAGCAGCTAAAGAGAGACTGGATTGGCTTGTTAAAACGCTCAGTACCATCCGAGCCGGAGTGGAGCACCTGGCCGACAAACTTCAACACATCACACTG GGCGAGGACCAAGCGGCGGAGGCGTCTCCACACTCAGATGAGTATGTGCTGCGGCTGATGACCCAGTGCGATCGGAAGCTGAACTTACTTCAGGACGACCTCCAAGGAAAAGATCTCGCCGGTATcatgaaggagatggaggaagaggag TTCCACGTCAGGATTGAAGGGAAACTACCGGCTTACAACACCCGAGTCAAGCTCCCTGAGGACCAAAGACTTGACCTCCTCGATGACG aggaggagagtgaagagGACGAGGCTGATATCATCTCACGTGAGGCGCTGAAGCGTCAGTCTCAGCTGATCGTTGACGCCAAGTCCAAGAAGAAAACCTGGAAGAATAAGGGAAAGTTATGA